The Acinetobacter calcoaceticus sequence TTCCCTAGACTCAAATGTTTTACTATAAAGACGAAAGAAAATTAATTGCCGAATCTATCAATTTTCACGTCGTTACAATCATGTTTAAACTGATCAAAAAACGTTAGTCTTGCATGCAATCCTCTTTTCAGCTTATGCAGGGTTTCCAATGCTAAACGCAAAGCAAGATACTATTCAAAAAACTAAAATCGCTATTATTGGTGCTGGATTTGGTGGCCTAGCAATGGCAATCCGTTTACTGCAAAATCAACAGCAAGACTTTATTATTTTAGAAAAATCAAATGATGTTGGTGGAACTTGGAGAGAAAATCGCTATCCCGGTGCGGCATGTGATGTTCAATCTCATATGTACTCCCTCTCTTTTGCACCCAAAACTGACTGGTCAAAACGTTACGCTGAAGCACCAGAGATTTTTCAATATATTCAAGATATTACAAAAAAATATAAGATTAAAGATTACTGTAAGTTTAACCATGATGTAACTCATGTCCAATATGATGAAGCACGTCACGTGTGGACTCTAGATTTTAAAAATCAACCTTCGATCGAAGCTCAATTTGTAGTTTTTGCATCAGGCCCGTTGCACATTCCGCAAATTCCCCATATTCAAGGCATCGAAAAATTTAAAGGTAAAGTTTTCCATTCATCACAATGGGAACATGACTATAACTTAAATGGTAAATCAGTCGCATCGATTGGTACAGGTGGTAGTGCAATCCAATATATTCCAGAAATAGCTGGAGATGTTAAGCAGCTCTATGTATTTCAAAGAACGGCAGCGTGGGTAATACCACGAGATGAACGCAAATACTCAGGTTTGAGTAAAGCATTATTCAAATCTTCTAATATTTATCGCCAAATTCATCGTAGTCGTCTTTATTGGAGTAATGAGTCACGCGTTGTTCCAATTGTTCAACCTCAAATTATGAAATATGGCCAAAAGTTGGCAGAAGCTTTCCTCCGCTTCCAAGTGAAAGACAAAGAAGTGGCCAAGAAACTCACCCCGGACTTTGTGATGGGATGTAAACGTATTCTTATTTCAAATAAATACTACCCTACATTTAACCGTAAAAATGTTGAGCTAATAACGGATAGCATTCAAGAAATTAAAGTAAACAGTATTATTACTAAAGATGGTAAAGAACGGCCTATTGACTGTTTAATTTACGGCACAGGTTTTATTACTGACCCGCGTATTTACTTAAAACATTTCACTTGTATTGGACGCAAT is a genomic window containing:
- a CDS encoding flavin-containing monooxygenase, whose protein sequence is MHAILFSAYAGFPMLNAKQDTIQKTKIAIIGAGFGGLAMAIRLLQNQQQDFIILEKSNDVGGTWRENRYPGAACDVQSHMYSLSFAPKTDWSKRYAEAPEIFQYIQDITKKYKIKDYCKFNHDVTHVQYDEARHVWTLDFKNQPSIEAQFVVFASGPLHIPQIPHIQGIEKFKGKVFHSSQWEHDYNLNGKSVASIGTGGSAIQYIPEIAGDVKQLYVFQRTAAWVIPRDERKYSGLSKALFKSSNIYRQIHRSRLYWSNESRVVPIVQPQIMKYGQKLAEAFLRFQVKDKEVAKKLTPDFVMGCKRILISNKYYPTFNRKNVELITDSIQEIKVNSIITKDGKERPIDCLIYGTGFITDPRIYLKHFTCIGRNQIELKQAWKDGAASYYGIMTKNFPNLFQLVGPNTVLGHNSVIFMIESQVNYILQLIQLVEKSGQKAIEIKPEVQDAFNERVQTQLQGTVWQAGGCSSWYQSADGKNFSLWPTYTWKYWLETRKVNPKDYLLLNKSSQSYAA